A window from Roseburia sp. 499 encodes these proteins:
- a CDS encoding helix-turn-helix domain-containing protein, producing the protein MSSFGNLLKKLRKEAGLSQEQLAGKMNVSKNTIQNWEKGTTKVNCDRFRLLADIFNTPVEVLIEEFCREEGEKRPNNWPSFLFDDDINEIIETLHLNMNQQDLFGLLYIYNAEYLQKDRIDFNTIYDDLKLIPYDFIGKVGSIQFMNMVDGLQQVIKYVKSDFLLKILKLNPEIEFDVRRMTKDQICEFIDSGHKEGDGLVDFFDDLDRYEVDNYFKFGISMKRAKVILPILEKESIHITDGRWANKVRKDIPRELIETLGISLPYQLWLEKYDELKANDYGNWGGCMNKGLETVTIYHNIAPEGQPEEWYLEINEKGRSLLKWFIEKE; encoded by the coding sequence TTGAGCTCATTTGGAAATCTCTTAAAGAAACTCAGAAAAGAGGCGGGGTTATCGCAAGAGCAGCTCGCTGGCAAGATGAACGTTTCAAAGAATACAATTCAAAACTGGGAGAAGGGAACTACCAAGGTCAATTGTGATAGGTTTAGGCTCCTGGCGGATATATTTAATACTCCGGTAGAGGTGTTGATTGAGGAATTTTGCAGAGAAGAAGGGGAGAAAAGACCTAACAACTGGCCATCTTTCTTGTTTGATGATGATATCAATGAGATTATTGAAACTCTGCATTTGAATATGAATCAGCAGGATTTGTTTGGACTATTATATATCTATAATGCAGAATATCTGCAGAAGGATAGAATTGATTTCAATACTATTTATGATGATCTTAAACTTATTCCATATGATTTTATTGGAAAAGTAGGTAGTATTCAGTTTATGAATATGGTTGATGGATTACAACAGGTTATTAAGTATGTTAAAAGCGATTTTCTGTTAAAGATTCTTAAATTGAATCCTGAAATTGAATTTGATGTGCGTCGTATGACCAAAGATCAAATATGTGAATTTATCGATTCGGGACACAAAGAGGGAGATGGTCTTGTAGACTTTTTTGATGATCTGGATAGATATGAAGTGGATAATTATTTCAAGTTTGGAATCTCGATGAAAAGAGCAAAAGTAATTCTACCTATCCTTGAAAAAGAGTCAATTCATATTACTGATGGACGATGGGCAAATAAGGTCAGAAAAGATATACCCAGGGAGTTGATTGAAACATTGGGAATATCGCTCCCATACCAATTATGGTTGGAGAAATATGATGAACTTAAAGCAAATGATTATGGTAATTGGGGTGGCTGTATGAACAAGGGGCTTGAAACAGTAACCATATATCATAACATAGCTCCAGAAGGTCAGCCCGAAGAATGGTATTTGGAAATCAATGAGAAAGGACGTTCACTCTTGAAATGGTTTATTGAAAAGGAGTGA
- a CDS encoding NYN domain-containing protein — MYKKRNTAVFIDGENMPAKKADAIMKAVKERGVIDTVKVYGLQKDQTTKKWSEVALITEGMKDIRLSGSPARNKVDKKIKKDTIHDVKAAPNVDIVIIVSSDHGYSENIRELRLMGKHVVVIGEAKAPKSLRHACNEFVQV, encoded by the coding sequence GTGTATAAGAAAAGAAATACAGCGGTTTTTATTGATGGCGAAAATATGCCAGCAAAAAAGGCTGATGCTATTATGAAAGCGGTGAAAGAAAGAGGAGTAATTGATACTGTAAAAGTATATGGTTTGCAGAAGGATCAGACAACAAAAAAATGGTCAGAAGTTGCTTTGATTACTGAAGGTATGAAAGATATAAGACTTAGTGGTAGTCCAGCCAGAAACAAAGTGGATAAGAAAATTAAGAAAGATACTATTCATGATGTAAAAGCAGCACCTAATGTGGATATAGTTATTATCGTATCTTCAGATCATGGATATTCCGAAAACATTCGGGAGCTTAGGTTAATGGGAAAACATGTTGTTGTAATTGGTGAGGCAAAAGCGCCGAAGAGTCTTCGACACGCATGCAACGAATTTGTACAAGTTTAG
- a CDS encoding helix-turn-helix domain-containing protein — protein MIKNNIEVDVKVKCIENGVTQAQLAEKIETTGQYVNRIIEKGRGVNKIFVQMLEALGYDIELTYVKRES, from the coding sequence ATGATTAAAAACAATATAGAAGTAGATGTAAAAGTAAAGTGCATAGAGAATGGCGTGACACAAGCACAGCTGGCGGAGAAAATTGAAACTACAGGTCAGTATGTGAATCGCATTATAGAAAAAGGACGGGGTGTGAATAAGATCTTCGTGCAGATGCTTGAGGCTTTGGGATATGATATTGAACTTACTTATGTAAAAAGAGAGAGTTAA